In Thermodesulfobacteriota bacterium, the following are encoded in one genomic region:
- a CDS encoding LLM class flavin-dependent oxidoreductase, with protein sequence MELGYFTMPLHPAGRDLSETLQEDLEQIVLLDELGFREAWIGEHFTAGWENIPAPDLFIANAIARTNRIILGTGVSCLPEHDPFMLAHRIAVLDNLAKGRFQWGIGAGSFIGDFEVFNIDPSTGEQRDLTNDSLGFILDLWNNPKPGKYANSRWSYTVPEPQDDVGLRVHTKPYQKPHPPIAVAGITESSGTLKVAGENGWIPMSINFVTDNVLKTHWNSV encoded by the coding sequence TTGGAATTAGGCTACTTTACAATGCCCCTTCATCCTGCGGGCAGAGACCTGTCAGAAACTCTTCAAGAGGACCTAGAACAGATAGTCTTACTTGACGAACTGGGTTTTAGAGAAGCATGGATTGGAGAGCATTTCACTGCTGGATGGGAGAACATTCCCGCGCCTGATCTTTTCATTGCAAACGCTATTGCGCGTACAAATAGGATAATATTAGGCACTGGTGTTTCGTGTCTTCCTGAGCATGATCCTTTCATGCTAGCACACAGAATTGCGGTTCTGGATAATTTAGCCAAAGGCAGATTCCAATGGGGAATTGGAGCTGGAAGCTTTATAGGTGACTTTGAGGTGTTCAATATAGACCCAAGCACAGGTGAGCAAAGGGATCTTACAAATGATTCCTTAGGTTTCATATTAGATCTGTGGAATAACCCAAAGCCTGGTAAATATGCTAACAGCAGGTGGAGCTATACTGTTCCCGAGCCCCAGGACGATGTAGGTCTTAGGGTTCATACAAAGCCCTACCAAAAACCCCATCCCCCAATTGCTGTTGCGGGCATAACAGAGAGCTCGGGCACGCTAAAAGTGGCCGGGGAGAACGGCTGGATTCCAATGAGTATTAATTTTGTGACCGATAATGTTCTTAAGACCCATTGGAACTCTGTTGA
- the nhaA gene encoding Na+/H+ antiporter NhaA: protein MSVKPARALEALREFLKLESASGIILVGAAVLALIINNSPLSSLYDLFLNTPVEIRIGALYIGKPLLLWINDGLMAIFFLLIGLEVKREIMDGQLSSLSQVALPGFAAVGGMVVPALIYVMFNLGNTETLSGWAIPAATDIAFALGILALLGSRVPLSLKLFLLTLAIIDDLGAIVIIAIFYSGDLSTTSLILSAIAIAVLVAMNLLGVKRIAAYVVVGVILWIFVLKSGVHATLAGVVLAFAIPLRTKEDEPCPLREMEHSLHPWIAFGIMPIFAFANAGVSLSGMSFATLFEPIPIGIALGLIVGKQIGVFGFSFAAVKMGLAKLPSELNWRMIYGTSILCGIGFTMSLFISTLAYDSSLSEYAIEARIGILVGSFISAIAGFLILKASLKDESKPLE from the coding sequence TTGAGCGTAAAACCGGCCAGAGCGCTTGAAGCACTAAGGGAATTCTTAAAGTTAGAGTCAGCTAGCGGAATCATACTTGTGGGCGCTGCTGTACTTGCTTTAATAATCAACAACTCTCCTTTATCAAGCCTGTATGATCTTTTTTTAAATACCCCAGTTGAAATTCGTATTGGCGCTCTCTACATCGGAAAGCCGCTTCTTCTTTGGATAAATGATGGTCTTATGGCCATATTCTTTTTATTAATAGGGCTCGAAGTAAAAAGAGAGATAATGGACGGCCAGCTCTCTAGTCTTTCTCAAGTAGCGCTTCCTGGTTTTGCTGCTGTTGGCGGTATGGTAGTGCCTGCACTTATATACGTAATGTTTAACCTTGGTAACACGGAAACTCTAAGCGGCTGGGCAATCCCGGCTGCAACCGACATTGCGTTTGCACTTGGAATTCTTGCGCTTTTAGGTTCCAGAGTACCTCTTTCTCTAAAGCTATTTTTGCTGACACTTGCAATAATCGATGATCTTGGTGCTATTGTAATCATCGCCATATTCTACTCTGGCGATCTCTCTACTACATCACTGATATTGTCTGCAATTGCAATTGCTGTACTTGTTGCAATGAACCTTCTTGGAGTTAAGAGAATTGCTGCCTATGTAGTAGTGGGTGTTATTCTATGGATATTTGTTCTAAAATCAGGAGTTCATGCAACCCTTGCAGGAGTAGTATTAGCTTTTGCAATACCACTTAGAACCAAAGAAGATGAGCCTTGTCCGCTTAGGGAAATGGAGCATTCGCTTCATCCCTGGATAGCTTTTGGTATTATGCCTATCTTCGCTTTTGCAAACGCGGGAGTCTCACTTTCAGGAATGTCATTTGCAACGCTTTTCGAGCCAATTCCAATAGGTATAGCGCTTGGTCTTATCGTTGGAAAGCAGATAGGTGTGTTCGGATTCTCATTTGCGGCAGTAAAAATGGGGCTTGCAAAGCTGCCCTCTGAGCTTAACTGGCGGATGATTTACGGAACATCAATACTTTGCGGAATAGGTTTTACGATGAGCTTATTTATAAGCACACTTGCTTATGATAGCAGCCTCTCAGAGTATGCAATAGAGGCTCGCATAGGAATACTTGTCGGCTCATTTATCTCAGCTATTGCGGGCTTTTTGATCTTAAAAGCATCTCTTAAAGATGAAAGTAAGCCTTTGGAATAA
- a CDS encoding DUF1461 domain-containing protein, which yields MILNRTKSIFLFLSLLYITFYIPMTLTFYLPNWMELNCDWHNRCRIVGEDRAEKGIQELAAFFRHQGGLESFFTDKEKTHLKEVRGMFDKMFFLGLIGLAIVAILYDRKKVRRFALINAVIILSLLIVLPFFGTFWRDVFHPLLFDNDLWQNNKYDLSYYIMPRVFFKYTVALLIAICFIINLAIWLGLRKRRDNS from the coding sequence GTGATACTAAACAGAACTAAATCGATCTTTCTCTTCCTATCTCTACTTTACATTACATTCTATATTCCGATGACCCTAACCTTTTACCTGCCCAACTGGATGGAGCTTAATTGCGATTGGCATAACCGCTGCAGAATTGTGGGAGAGGACAGGGCGGAAAAAGGAATACAGGAGCTTGCAGCTTTTTTCAGACACCAGGGTGGGCTTGAGAGTTTTTTTACAGATAAGGAAAAGACCCATCTTAAAGAAGTAAGGGGAATGTTTGATAAGATGTTCTTTTTGGGTCTAATAGGCTTAGCGATAGTAGCTATTTTATATGACAGAAAAAAAGTGCGGCGCTTTGCACTCATAAATGCAGTAATAATCCTCTCTTTATTAATAGTTCTTCCTTTTTTTGGGACTTTTTGGAGGGATGTATTTCACCCTCTTCTATTTGACAATGACCTTTGGCAAAACAACAAATATGATCTCTCATATTACATAATGCCGAGGGTGTTTTTTAAATATACAGTTGCACTATTAATTGCAATTTGCTTCATCATTAATCTGGCAATCTGGCTTGGTTTAAGAAAGAGGCGAGACAATAGTTAA